One Lepus europaeus isolate LE1 chromosome 4, mLepTim1.pri, whole genome shotgun sequence genomic window, CCTTTGCCCCCACTGAGTTACCTTATGAGGCTCAGCCCTGTTTCCCAAAGAGTTTTACATGACCTATTTTTACtcacttattttcaaatatcCATCCATTTCTCTGGTGATAAAATAGCTACCTGGgaggaaaatagacttttactAATCCATATTAACGTTTGAATGACCAACTCATGGTTTCCAACACTCTCCCAGAAATACATCTGTGTTTAAAGAGAATAGTCAAGTGAAATAATGGCAGTGAGAATAACTATTTAGGGAGTGAGGGTTATTTTGATCTGCCAGCCAGGGAATGTTACCCTCTTTTCACACAATTCCAGCTCCTGGAGAGCACGAATTTTACCATTATTTCCTGTAATCTGTGTCTGAAACTACGTGTGCTAGAGACGTTCCAAATCCCTTTTCAGTTTTCCACCTCTCAATTATGGTGGCAGCAGGGGGACACAGGGCACAGGATTTTGGACTGTGAGAGGCCAGAGAGGAATTGTGCCTATGGATACTTTATACTTAGACTTTTATACTTAACTTTTTTCTCCCATGATTTGCCACTTAATTTTTACCTACAATCACTTTTGTGCATAGATAGAATATACAGTTCTTATCTACAGTATATAGAATATAAAGTTTGAAAAGGAAATTCTGTCCTATGCTATGTTTGTATCCTCCATCAAAGTAATAAAAGTACTCGTTGCTAGCAGCTGTGTGCTCACACAGTGTAAATGACTTGCAGTACCTAACAGTGTGACAATTATCAGTTGCAGCATCAGGTCGGTGGCTGGATGGTATTCGAAAGTGGTATTACAATGCTGCAGGATTCAATAAACTGGGTGAGTTATCCGCGCtttctgtttctgatttttcTGAGAGTAGTGCTTTGTAAGAGTATTACTGGTTCCAGACCAATAGTTGTTCTCATTATATCAGAAGGTTTTAAAATTAGACCGTATCTTATTGTTAATGTTAaatctgcttccttttttttttttttttttttaaattcttttgagaGGAAAGGCATGAAATCCTTCAAAATGTTTGGTGTGGAAATGATTCATGTTGCTAGgacattttctttattatgttttctttctccCAACTCTaccacttaaaattttaaaatttttttttttttccttttttttttttttttttttttttaatttttgacaggcagagtggacagtgagagagagagacagagagaaaggtcttccttttgccgttggttcaccctccaatggccgccgcggtagcgcgctgcggccggcgcaccgcgctgttccgatggcaggagccaggtgcttctcctggtctcccatggggtgcagggcccaagcacttgggccatcctccactgcactccctggccacagcagagagctggcctggaagaggggcaaccgggacaggatcggtgccccgaccgggagtagaacccggtgtgccggcgccgcaaggcggaggattagcctagtgagccgcggcgccggcctaaaattttaaaatttaagttgcaTAAACGTTGACTTTAgatttttcaaatatgaaaatttCCTCATATCTTTACAATTAATGATTCCTGGACTTTTTCAGAACTTTAtacttttccatggactttatctTTTACTTGATGGACACTAGTTCCTAAGTATCATTTCGAGATTCTTTCATACCTTGATCTCAGatctaaaatacaaaaaagtagaAGTGTGGTTTATTGATGTGAGTTTAGGACTAAGTGGACATTTTAAATTGGTTTAGATCAAATGTGAATTTTTGTGATGGTGGATTTTAAGAGATTAATAGTGCTTCAAGATATAACCCAGTGTGGCTGTTTGGCGCAGTACTTATGATGCCAGTTAGTGGGggcagtattgtggtgtagcaagtaaagtcacCCTCTGCAGAttccagttagtgtcctggctgctccgcttctgatccagctccctgttaatggcctagggaaagctgtggaggacggcccaagcccCTAggctcctgctacctatgtggaagactggaagaagctcttggctcttggcttcagccaggcccagtcttTGCTGTTGagtccatctagggagtgaaccgtggatggaagaccactctttctctatctctccctgtatctgtaactctgactttcaaacaaataaataaaagtctttaaaagatgccacttaggatacctgtatcccatattggagtgcctgggtccaagtcccagctctgcttcccattccaacttcctgctgatatattccctgggaggcagtggatgatggcccaagtgattgggtctctgccacccatgtgagagtcctgtgtgtgttcccagctccagttTTAGCCTGGTGCAGACCTGCCTgtgttgggcatttggaaagtaaacctgCGAATGGAAGAGTACTCTCtattttatttctgcctttcaaaaagtaaaaataataaataataaataaagttaaaaacgGTCTGTTATCTATGTGAAGCACATTGAGTTTCCATCATACCTGTTGATTTGAACTCTTGCTGTTTCAACCACATCATAAGATGTGTCATatcttgctcattttttaaaaattcctgctttttttttttttagagagggattaatttattgtttttgaaagtcagagttccagagagaggaggagagactaagaaagagatcttccatccactagttcactccccagatggctgcaatgccagcgctggaccaggccaaagccaagagcatcacctagtctcccacatgggtgcagggacccaaacacttgggcctcttccactgcttttcccagaccattagcagggagctggatgggaaatggagcagccaagacacaaaccagtacccatatgggatgacaggtggtggctctacctgctgcgCTACAATGCCATCCCCAAAACCCCTGGTTTTTGAGATGTATATTCAATCTACCTCTTGTTTTCTACCATAGGATTAATGCGAGATGATACAATACATGAGGATGAAGATGTAAAAGAAGCCATAAGAAGGCTTCCTGAGAAACTTTATAATGACAGGGTATTTCGCATTAAGAGAGCACTGGACCTGACCATGAGGCATCAGATCTTGCCTAAAGAGCAGTGGACAAAATATGAGGAGGTAAAACAGCTTCTGTGTATATGACAGTGTTGGCCAATAAGGATTGAGTGTTAGAAACCAGAGAAGCATATTTACTAATGTagtgtcaaataaatatatttttgacagcCAAGTAAGGGTTAGTAGAGTGTTAGTtccattttagagaaaagcacattGAGACCCTCAGGTGAGTCACTTCCAAAATCACTGAGCAAGTCTTTAATATAAAGAGCCAGGGCCATTGTTCTCCTTCcctactctgcttcctgctgagagggaaaGATCTTGATGTTCATATGAGCAGCCTGTTGAGTGGCCCCTCTCAGAAAGGGCTTCTGTGACGCTGACACTCCCTGACCTGTGTTCAAACCACTCAAAAGCCTGTGACGCTCATGCACTTTCTGCTCCCAGAGGCAACCTCTCAGTGCCTGTCAAGGCCATGTATTACAATATGCTTgtgatttttacattttgaaaagcagatggTTCTTAATCAGGTTGGGAAAAGATTaagatggaaataaaaaacaactCATCTTGATAGATTTCTTTGATATATTGAGTGCTTGGGATACGTCAGTATGTGATTGTAGGATatgatacttttctttttatttgttctttaggAT contains:
- the LOC133757620 gene encoding cytochrome b-c1 complex subunit 7, producing MAGRPAVAASGRWLDGIRKWYYNAAGFNKLGLMRDDTIHEDEDVKEAIRRLPEKLYNDRVFRIKRALDLTMRHQILPKEQWTKYEEDKFYLEPYLKEVIRERKEREEWAKK